ATAGCAAGCTTAATTAAAATCTTTGATTCACTTGGATTTGAATTCAGTAAGTTTGATTATAAAAAATATCTTGATGTTTATAAAGAATGAAAACAACTTCTTAATGATAAAAATTACACTCAAGCTGATAAACTCAGAGCTGAGTTAATTGAAAATAATTTAATATAAGGATAAAATAATGAACAATTATAATAATAAAAGAAATAAGTCTTTTAAACCTACAAGCAAGAGTTATAAGACTGAAAATAAACCAAGTTTCGTAAAAGATAAAGAGCCAGTAAAAGTTTCTAATGAAGTTATGATTTGAGGAAAAAACTCAGTAATGGATGCTTTACAAAGTAATTTAAACTTTTCTAAATTACTAGTTGCAGAAGGTAATAAAAATTTAGAATTACCTACACCAAAGAGTTTGAATATTCAATATCTTGCTAAAGAAGAATTAGATAAACTTTCTTCTAATGCAAATCACCAAGGTTATATTTTAATAGTTAAAAGTGTTAACTACTCAGATATTAGCTTTTTAGTTAAAAGAAAACCTGAATTAGTTTTAGCTTTAGATCATATTGTTGATCCACAAAATTTAGGAGCAATAATTCGTACAGCTAATGCAGCAGGAATTAAAGATATTATTATTCCAAAAGATAATGCAGCAGATGTTAATTCAGTAGCTTTAAAAGTTGCTTCAGGTGGATTTGTGGGAATGAATTTTTATAAAGTGTCTTCTTTAAGTGCGACATTAAGCAAGCTAAAAAATAATTCTTATTGAGTTTACTCAACAACTTTATCTCCTGATTCAGTTGATTATACAAAAGTATCATATGCAACCCCAACTGTTATAGTAATGGGTAATGAAGGTAGCGGAATTTCTAAGAGTGTTGTTTCTGTTAGTGACCAACTTATTCACATAAATCAATATGGAAGTGTGCAATCTCTTAATGTTTCAGTAGCAACAGGAATTGTATTATTTGGAGTATTAAATTCTAAATTGAAATAAATTTTCAATTTAGTAAAATTAAATTATGAGTTCAACCTGATTATATATCATAATAGTTGCATTAACTTGCTTACTATTTTATGTGATGCTAAAAATGTATGGATACTTTAATTTTGTTAAAGCTGGATTTAAACTTAATTGAGTACAAAGACAAACATATTGAAAATTAGGACAAAGTAGTGTATATACTTTTGTAATATTATTATTATTTATTTTATATGCTACAGGAGTTTTAAAGGTTACATATGCTGATAAAAATGGTAGCATGCCTTTAGCTTTTTCAGCAATAGGAGCAGCTGCATTAGTTTCTTATTTTGCCTTCTTATTCTATGTAGTTATTATAGCTTTTGTAATTTATGTATTAATTAAAAATAGAAATAGAATTCATATTTCTAAAGAAGATTACTTAAATTTTGATACCGAGTCATATCAAATTAATATTGATAAAACTTATATCAAAGGAAAAAATAATTACACAATGTTTGGTGATTATATTACTAACTCAATGATGTTTAAGAAGTATCCAAAGATATTTGCTTCTAAAGTTATTTACTATTCATTAATGTTCATTTATTCTTCACCAGTTTATGATAAAGTGTTTGAATCACAAGTTAAAATCAAAGATGAAAATAATAATGATGTAAATGTGGATAGTTCATACACAGGAAGTAGTCCAATTGCTGAGTTATTTGGAGATAACAAAGAATATATTTTATATGTTCTTAAAACTGCTTATGCAAAAGTAAATTCAATTCATAACTTAGATGAAACAATTTATTTAGATGCAATCGAAAAAGCTTGCAAGTAAAATTTGGAGTTGATAGCAATATCAACTTTTTTAATACCTTTCGGAGTTTTATAAGTTTAAAATGCTTTTAAGACTATATTTTAGGCATATCTGTAAAATTAACTTAAAAATTACTTGTACAAAATTAAAAATATTTTTCTATGTAATTTATTTTTATCAAAAATGAAAACTACTATTTTATAGGAGTAAAGATAAATATTAACTTATGAAGTTGGAAACTAAAACACTTTATAAAACAAAATATTATTATACCTTTCGGAGTTTTGATACATAAAAGTACTTTTAACACTATATTTTAGGGAAATCTTAAAAAAATACTGGAGAATTACTTGTATAAAATTGTGATATTTTTCTATGTAATTTTTACTTAGTGAAATTAAAAGCACCTATTTTATAGGGATAAACGTAAATAGAAATGTATAAACTTGGAAACTAAATAGTTTATTGTATTCAAATTAGTGATACACCTTTCGGAGTTTCTGAGCATGAAAATACTTTTATCCCTATATTTTAGGTATATCTGTAAAATTAACTTAAAAATTACTTGTACAAAATTTAAGTTTAATGCAAAGACATAAAAAAATAAGGTAATACCTTATTTAACATTGTCTATAAAAATATTGTTAAGTTTTTGAACCAATTCAGCTTTTGTAAATGTTGAACCATGTGAACCTGGTATACGATATTTAGGTTGATCATCATCTAAATTAGCTATATCTAAAGTTGTAATGCTTTCTACTAATTGCATAAATTCAACTAATTCATAAGGTTCGTCATCTTCTCTTGGATATTTTTCTTTAACTGCATTTTTCATTGATGCTAAATTATCTTTAAGAACAGTTAATATTATTTTCATTGAAGTGTATTGATTTGCAATAGATGAAAGCTTGTTAATTAATTCAGCTTTAGATAAAAGTTTAGTTGCGGGTTGTTCTTTTGGTTTTGAATCATCTGAACCTGATGTATTTGCTCCTGAAGTAGTAGCACCTCCATTGTTTGGATTACTATTTGTATCTTTAGGATTTTGTGGTTTTAATTTATCTATTTGATTATCTTCTGTGGGCTGTACTTCTCTAGAAGGATCATCTTGATCCTTATCAGGATTTTGAGCCTTAGGTGAACATTGAACAGCAAAAGTAATTGGTACTATACTGCTTATTGTAGCAAGCGGTATTATAAGTTTTTTAAGTAACATATTTTCTCCTTTATTTTTTACTGAAAAATTATATCTAAATTTCAAGCTGAGTTTGTCAAGAAAAAATAGCTAAAATTAGCTATTTAATTCATCTTCAAATTCTAATAATGTTGCTTCTAAATCATTTTTATAAATTGATAAAATTCAATTTAAATAATGTTCTACATCACCGTTTTCAAGAAATTTATTATAGTGTTTATAATACATTTTAGGACTCATTCTATCAGTTAAAAATGTAAATCCTTGAAAACCATTTACTTGCAGTAAGTATTCTAAAAATGCTCGATTGGTTTTTCTATTTGCAAATTTAAATGGAGCAAATTTTTCTAATTCAATATAAAGTGTAAAGATCGCTTTTAGAATTTCTTCTTTGTTATTTGTATCTAATGCAGCATTATATTTTTCTTGATATTTCATAATTTCTTTTTTAATTTCACTTGGAGATAACTTTTTATTGTTTATTTTAATGTTGTTACGTAAACATGAATTACTAAATTCTCCATATTGTCTAGTTACATATTCATAAACTCTTTTATAAAATCCAAGTGCAGTTTTCTTACTTTTATGTGTTTTAAGTTTAGTGTTCAAATATCCATAAGTTCTTCTTAAGCATAAAGCATAATCAAGATCTCTAACTGATACCGGTGTAAGGCTACAATCAAAATCAGAATAAGTCATTACACTTTCAAAAACTTCTATAGGTAGATTTACATTATCTAAAAGTAATGAATCATAAATTCTACAAAATTGCATTCGAGCTCTAAAATAGCGATAATAATATTTGTTTATTTTTGGTTCAGATTCAATCATTGTGTTAATTTTTTCATTTAGTTCAACACATTTTAATAATTTATTTTGCATAATTACCCACTTATTAAATTTCAGTATTTACTAAGTCAACAATAGCTTTAGCAGCAATTGCTCCATCACTTGCAGCAGTGACGATTTGACGAATTTCCTTCTTTCTAATATCTCCGGCAGCAAAAATACCTTTGACTTTAGTTTCCATGTTTTCATCAGTAATAATAAATCCTTCTGAGTCTAAAATACCTAAATCTTGTAAGAATCAAGCGGTTGATTCCATTCCGATATATGGGAAAAATGAAGACACAGGGATAACTTGTGAGTTTCCTTCAGAATCCACTACAGTAGCAGATTGTAAGCTATCTTCACCATTTAATTCAGTAATTTGACTCATGCGGTGGATTTTAACATTTGGTAACTTATATAAATCTTGCACTAGTCTTCTTTCGGCTTTAAATTCTTCTCCACGAATTACAATATGCACTTCAGAAGCGATTTTAGAAAGGTAAGTTGATTCTTCAACTGCTGAGTTTCCGTCTCCTAAAACAATTGTTGGATTGTGTCCGAATAAAGGACCATCGCAAATAGCACAATAACTCACTCCACGGTTGGTGAATTTATCAATGTTTTTAATAAAACTTGGAACTTTGTTTTTCATTCCAGTTGCAATTAATACTGCTTTAGCTTGCAGTATAGTTCCATCGGCTAAATAGACATCTTTTTGTGTGTCTGAAACATTATCAATTTCAACTACATCACCATAAGTATATTGTGCACCATATTTTTGTGCATGATTAAAGAATTCTTGAGCAAGTTCTCAACCTTCAATCATTTCTGTTCCGATTCAGTTTTCAACTTTATTGGTAGCTGATAATTTCCCACCTGGTGTGGATTTTTCCACAAAAGTAACTGATAAATTTGCTCTTGAAGCATATAAAGCAGCATTTAATCCGGCGGGACCTCCACCAATAATTACTAAATCATATTCTTTTCTCATTTTTTCTCCTTTTGATAATTATACTCTTATATTTTAGCAATAATAAAAGGATAATTTATACAAAAAGTGTCTTTTATATAAATATTTTTATCTAAATACCATTTTTTTGCTTTTGTAATATAATATTAAATTATGAAAAGACAAAAGAATTTATTAAGTATATTACTTCCACTTGGTGCAGTGAGTTTAACTGCTCCGCTTTTTACTGTTGCAGTTTCTTGTTCTGGTGCTAAAAATCAATATCAAAATGAATTAAAACAAGCAATTAATAACATTGAAGTAAATGTCGATAATAAAGAAAATTTATATGCTAAAGATGTGCAAATAAAAGACATTAAGATTTCAAATCTCGATGATACTGTAAAAGTTTCATTATTTAACATTATTAATCAACTCAACAACAAAGTTGTTGTTTCAGTTTTATTAACTCATAAAAAAGATTCAAACTTAAAAGAATCTAAAGAATTTGAAATTAATGGATTTAAAGTAGAAAATTCTGCTCCGGTTGAAAAACCAGAAGATGGAAAGCCCGAAACCAAACCTAATCTAGGACAAAATAGTGAAATAAAACAACCAGCTGAAGAAACAAAACCGGCTGAAGAAACAAAACCGGCTGAAGAAACAAAACCGGCTGAAGACAATAATGATGATAGTATGCTTAATGAACAAATTACAGAAGTAAATAAGAAATATCTTATTGATTCTAATTATGCAAGTTACTTTAATGCGGGTACAATTGAAAACTTAAGTAAACCTGAAGTTGAACCTTTTAAAACTGTTTCTGCTACATTTACTCATGCTCCTAGTGATACTGAAGTAAAAGAAGTATTTTTAAAACTTTGGAATGATAAAACAGATTTAAATGGTTTAGAATTCAAAGGCAAATATCAACCTACTAAAGATCAATTAATTAGAGTTTACTTAGAAGTTAGAGAAGAACATATTGCTGATAATTTCTATTGAGACTATACTTTATCAAATGGATATTCAGATGGATTCTATCAAGACAATGGTGAATGAAGATTCAAAATGACTAGATATGATTATATGTCTACTTCAGTTTCTTTAGATGTATTATGAGATTTAATTACTCAATCTGAAGGTCTTATTGATAAAAACATGTCTGAGTTTGATAAAGTGTATGAAATTACTCGTTACTTTACTGAAAAATACCGTTATATTGGAGATGGAAAAGCCTTTGTCATAGGTGATAGAGGAATTATTTCAGGACTTACTAAAAGAGAACTTGTCTGCAGACACTTTACTATTTTTGAATCAATGTTTCTCAATATGATGGGATTAAAAAGCTTTGAATCTTGAGGAGCTAGTCACATTTGAAACAATTTCCAAGTTGGGGACAAATGATATTCAGTTGATGCAACTGGAGTACAAAATTCAACTTGAGATACAATTGATTACCGTCCATTATTTAACAATACTAATAATACTTATGATGCCTTTTATTTAGGTAGATCAAATCCTAATCCAGCTGAATATGGTGGATATTTAGATGATGGTAATATTGCTCAAGCACCATATGACCGTAATGTTTATGCAAATGGAAATGATTTAACTAAAGATTTTGTTTTCAGAAACTGAGATCCATATAAATTTGATTCAGCGCACAATAACATTAGAAACTCTCGCCCGGAGTGAATTAATGGTAAATGATACTGAATGGAATTTGATAATAATTCACATGGATATAAACTTGTTTCATCTGCTTATAATAAATTTTCACAAAGACAACTTGATTATCCTTTAAACTCTTATATCTTAAATCAAGGTTGATATGGAGCTGGATTTAGTTTTAAATTTAATAATTCACTTCTAGTGGTAACGGTTGAAAATCCTAATGATCCTTTTGTAATGAAAGCACATTTACTTAAATATGATGTTGTAAATCAAAAAGTAAGCGAAATTAAAGTTAATAATGCAGATAGTTTTGAGTTAACCCGTGGAAATACTCTTTGACTTGATAAAGATAATAATTTACTTGTTAAAGATATTGAGAAACATTACACTGTGCTAGTGCAAAATATTGCTCAATATTTCGATGCTAAACCAGTGGATTATAAATTAAATGCACAATGAGAAATTTATCTTGCTAGAATCATGAATGGAGTTATCAATGTTGGAATTCATGATTTAGAAATTCCTTCAGTTAAAATTAAAAAAGAATTTGAAGCTAAAATAGCACAAGCTAAAAAATTATTTGCTAATGAAGATTATGAAGCAGCTTATGATTTAATTCATCAAGCTATTGAATGATATAAACAACAAAGAATTAATACACATAATAAGCCTATTATTACTACTAATTTAGCTGATAAATATCTTTTAAATTATGAAGTATATAAATATCAATCTATTAATGTTAAAGCTATTGCTAACTTTGATAGTGTAAATACCAATAAAGAAAACTTAATGTTTATTTGATATAAAGATGGAAAAGAAATCTTTAGTGGATTGGATAAAAACCAAGTTAACTTTAGCGAGTTATTTAAATCTGCTGATGATGCACAAGGAAATTATCAAGTTAAAATAATTAATAGAGCTAATGGTGAAAGTATTTTAAGTAATACTATTGCAGTAAGCTTAGATGATACAAATGTCTATTCAAATGTTTACTCAACAATTAAATTAGATGATATTTTATTTAACAATAATCCAAAAGAAATAAATATTTCTCGTCATATTTCAACGTCAAACCAATATGATGTAACTGTAACTTTAACCCACAATGGAAAAGTGGTTAAAACTCAAACATTTATTTCTAACAAAAATGATCCAGAAGAATTCGCATTTAGCTATGTTTCAGCTGTAAATGATTTTGATAGTCAAAAAGGTGAATATCAAATTAAAATGGATATAAAAGACAAAAGTGCAAACATAATTCAATCAGAAAACTTACTTAATTACTATTTCTTATGAACTGAGTAATAAAAAACAAATATACCTATGAGATAGATAAATTAGGATTGAAAATAACACCATATACTAGAAATAGCATATGGTGCTTTTTGTATTAAACATCATTCTAAAATGATTTATTTTTCTTTTTTCTTTTGTTTCATTTTTTCACTGATTATTTCAAGAGAAATACCATGTTCATTTAATATTTCTTCCATTATTTCTTGATATAAATCTCTATCGTGTTCATTTAAAACATTAATACTGGTTCTTTTTGGGTTTGATGCAACTTTTTGTTTCTTAGGTGACTTACTTGTTTTAGTATTTAAATTATTCATATCAGTATTATATATTTTTATTCTTGATATTTTGAAATTTGTTTACAGTCATAGAAAAACACACTCTTATTATTTAAAAGAATGTGTTTAGTATTTTTAACCCAATTTAACTTTAACATAGGGTTATTCGTTTTTATATTATGCTAATTAAGTTAATGCAGAAAGAGATTTCATTACTAAGTCAATATCTTTATTTTCTAATTCGTTAATAATGTGAAGATATACTTTTTGAGTTGTTGACATATTAGAATGTCCTAGTCTTTGTGCTACTGATGCAATAGAAACTCCAGCATATAGCAACACAGAAGCATGGGTATGTCTAAGTCCATGTACACTGATAATAGGAACATTTGCTTGCTTACATCTACGCTCTAAAGTATCGTTTACCGTTGAATTATAAATATTTTCTTTAATAAATATCGGCTGATCTGCTGGGAGATTTTTAGTTAACGCACTAAATTGAGTTGAAATCATTCAATCGATTTGAATCTTTCTAATTGAAGATTTGTTTTTAGTTGGTTGAAAATCTCTAGCTTCTTTATAATCTCAAGTTTTATTTACTACAACTATTTGCTTACTGAAATCAAAATCAGCAGGAGTGAGAGCGGCTGCTTCAGAAAAACGCATACCGGTTTTAGCTATTAAAAGTATCATTCAATCTACATTAGGTTTTTCTCCTAATTTAAGGGTTTTAAGTAATGAATGTAGCTCGAATTGATTTAAGTATTTAGCTTTTTTAGGACGTGGTACTTTTCCTTTGATAATAACTTTACGACATGGATCTTTTTCAATAAAGCCTTCATCCAAGGCATCTTGGATTGCAGGTTTAAGTAAACGATGGAAATCCATAGTAGTTTGTTTTTCGTGTGTAGCAGCAAAATCATTAAGTAATTGTTGATAAATTAAACGATTTAAATTGTGAATAAATAAATTAGGTGCTAGCTTTCTAATTCAACTTAAAGCTAGGTAATATTTCTTTAGTGTAACTGAGCGAATTGCTCCTTCTTTGTAAATCTTAATTCACTGTGCATAATATTCTGATAATAATATTTGTTTCATAATACTTCCTTATTAAAATATTTATTAGGAAGCACTACCACAAGATATAGTAAAACTCAACCGAGTTGATTGAGTTTACTTGTTTTTCTCAATAAATTTTGTGATTGCATCATAAATTTCTCTATTGAGATTACGACCTGGTATTTCTTTTCCAGCTAAAGTTTCTAAATAAGCTTTAGCTGTATTTTTATCTACTAGTTGTCTGATTTCATCTAATACACCAAAAGCATTTGAATCGGCTTGATGGAATTTAGCTTTAAAGTTTTGAATATCACTAATTCCCATATTGCGACAGAATGCTTCTATTTTGCTGTTTTCGTCTCAGATAATATGTTCATTAATATAATCTCTAAATGTTTTATCTGGAGAGATTTCTAAATCACCACTTTGGATTTGATTAATGATAAACTTAGCAGCTTGTTGCTCAGGTCCGGTTAATGTTGAGAATGAAGATTGTAGTGAACTTAAAAGCTCTTTAGCTTTATTTGATTCAACATCGCTATCAATTTGAATTTGCTTAATGTATTTAGAAAAGTTATCTTCTAAGTATTCACTGTCTATCTTTCCAGTATCAAGTTGTAAGATATTAACATTGAAATCATATAAGATATCATCTGAATGAGACATTGAAGCTTTTTCAGTAGCTTTAGATAATTCTTGATATCTTAAACATAAGATTTCAAAAGTTGTTTTATCAAGTAAATTATTTTTATAGTTTTTGTTTGGATTATTTGTGTCTGTATCAAAGTCATATCCTTGAATAATAGCACATTGCACTTTTGCTCATAGTTGATTAAATAAGCTAGCAAATTTAGCAGCTTGTTTATCACTACTTGGAACTGATTGGAAATTATCAATATTATTATCAAGGAATAATTGAGTTATTTCTTGATATAAAGCATTAATTGAATCAACATTTTGTTGAATCTTATCAACAAATACTCCAAAAGCTTTATTACCTGAATAATATTCAAAAGCCTTTTTAATATTTTGTTCCATTGTATATGGTTGACGGTAATATCTAATGTATCCAAATGGTTTATCATCTCCAAAAATCCGGTTAGTTCTTGAAAATGCTTGAACTAAAGCATCATAAACTAGTACTTTGTCTAAATAAAGGCGGTTTATTCACTTAGAATCAAATCCAGTAAGCATTTGGTCAACTACGATTAAAAGGTCTAATCTTTCGTCTTTTTGTGATTCATTACTAATTCCAATATGGGGTTCTTTATGTGCTAAACGATTAGCGACATCTTTTTTAAATTCAGCTCATTTAGGAATAGTATAAGTGCGATTGTAGTTCTTATTGTAATCAACAATAATTTCTTCCATAGCATCTTCTTTGATAATAGCTTTTTCATAACCATTATTATCAATACTTGGATCAAAAATACATGTAATTTTAATAGGTCTAAAATCTGGATTATTATTCATTTCTTCTTTGAATAAACGATAATAAGCAATTGCTTCTGGAATTGAAGATGTAGCTAAAATTCCATGGAATTTTCTATTTCTACTAATAGAGTCAAAATCACTTAAGATATTTTTGATAACAGCTTTTCTATATTTATCATTATCATATTGTTTTGCTGGAATATAGTCTTCAATTCCCATATGATATTTACCTAATTTATCATAATGCCCAACCATATCAACTTCATTCATTCAACGATAGAATTCTTTAGTTCTTTCTGGATATGTTTCATTAATAGCATCGCTATATGTTGGACAATGAGATTTATCTAAAGCTATTTGTTGCTTGATGTTATCAAATATATAAACAGCATAATGGTCAAATCCTAAAACATTTTTATCTTTAATCCCATCAGCAATAGCATAACGGTGTAATTCGTCACCAAATACATCAATAGTTGTATTATCTTTTTTCTTATTGTCTTCTAAAATAGGTGTTCCAGTAAATCCAAAGAATACTGATTTATCAAATAATTTTTTAA
The DNA window shown above is from Mycoplasma seminis and carries:
- a CDS encoding type I restriction endonuclease subunit R, whose amino-acid sequence is MTFNKESEFEKALIELLTNRSWEKQVLKNPTEEDLIENWANILFNNNRNFNRLGDFPLTKTEMQQILDQINELSTPFNLNSFINGKTITIKRDHPAAPNKGKEVSLSIFDRDEVAGGKSRYQIAQQPKFKNHNPIKSDCRGDLMLLINGMPVIHIELKKSGVEVSQAIEQIKKYSAKGCFTGIFRLIQIFVAMTPEEMVYFINPGNGKEFKKEYQFHWCNYNNDEIKDWEKIADSFLYIPMAHELIGDYTIADQGDGNLKVLRSYQYFAVNRIYDVLTIINSENLWGKASTRGGYIWHTTGSGKTMTSFKAAQLIANKKLADKVVFLVDRIELATQSHQEYNNFAYADQEINDTKNTYDLINKLKASGYNSSLIITSIQKMNELANDKMLKASDLEKINKNRIVFIVDECHRSTFGTMFADIKKLFDKSVFFGFTGTPILEDNKKKDNTTIDVFGDELHRYAIADGIKDKNVLGFDHYAVYIFDNIKQQIALDKSHCPTYSDAINETYPERTKEFYRWMNEVDMVGHYDKLGKYHMGIEDYIPAKQYDNDKYRKAVIKNILSDFDSISRNRKFHGILATSSIPEAIAYYRLFKEEMNNNPDFRPIKITCIFDPSIDNNGYEKAIIKEDAMEEIIVDYNKNYNRTYTIPKWAEFKKDVANRLAHKEPHIGISNESQKDERLDLLIVVDQMLTGFDSKWINRLYLDKVLVYDALVQAFSRTNRIFGDDKPFGYIRYYRQPYTMEQNIKKAFEYYSGNKAFGVFVDKIQQNVDSINALYQEITQLFLDNNIDNFQSVPSSDKQAAKFASLFNQLWAKVQCAIIQGYDFDTDTNNPNKNYKNNLLDKTTFEILCLRYQELSKATEKASMSHSDDILYDFNVNILQLDTGKIDSEYLEDNFSKYIKQIQIDSDVESNKAKELLSSLQSSFSTLTGPEQQAAKFIINQIQSGDLEISPDKTFRDYINEHIIWDENSKIEAFCRNMGISDIQNFKAKFHQADSNAFGVLDEIRQLVDKNTAKAYLETLAGKEIPGRNLNREIYDAITKFIEKNK
- a CDS encoding NAD(P)/FAD-dependent oxidoreductase; this encodes MRKEYDLVIIGGGPAGLNAALYASRANLSVTFVEKSTPGGKLSATNKVENWIGTEMIEGWELAQEFFNHAQKYGAQYTYGDVVEIDNVSDTQKDVYLADGTILQAKAVLIATGMKNKVPSFIKNIDKFTNRGVSYCAICDGPLFGHNPTIVLGDGNSAVEESTYLSKIASEVHIVIRGEEFKAERRLVQDLYKLPNVKIHRMSQITELNGEDSLQSATVVDSEGNSQVIPVSSFFPYIGMESTAWFLQDLGILDSEGFIITDENMETKVKGIFAAGDIRKKEIRQIVTAASDGAIAAKAIVDLVNTEI
- a CDS encoding site-specific integrase, whose protein sequence is MKQILLSEYYAQWIKIYKEGAIRSVTLKKYYLALSWIRKLAPNLFIHNLNRLIYQQLLNDFAATHEKQTTMDFHRLLKPAIQDALDEGFIEKDPCRKVIIKGKVPRPKKAKYLNQFELHSLLKTLKLGEKPNVDWMILLIAKTGMRFSEAAALTPADFDFSKQIVVVNKTWDYKEARDFQPTKNKSSIRKIQIDWMISTQFSALTKNLPADQPIFIKENIYNSTVNDTLERRCKQANVPIISVHGLRHTHASVLLYAGVSIASVAQRLGHSNMSTTQKVYLHIINELENKDIDLVMKSLSALT
- the rlmB gene encoding 23S rRNA (guanosine(2251)-2'-O)-methyltransferase RlmB, producing the protein MNNYNNKRNKSFKPTSKSYKTENKPSFVKDKEPVKVSNEVMIWGKNSVMDALQSNLNFSKLLVAEGNKNLELPTPKSLNIQYLAKEELDKLSSNANHQGYILIVKSVNYSDISFLVKRKPELVLALDHIVDPQNLGAIIRTANAAGIKDIIIPKDNAADVNSVALKVASGGFVGMNFYKVSSLSATLSKLKNNSYWVYSTTLSPDSVDYTKVSYATPTVIVMGNEGSGISKSVVSVSDQLIHINQYGSVQSLNVSVATGIVLFGVLNSKLK